Proteins encoded together in one Amblyomma americanum isolate KBUSLIRL-KWMA chromosome 1, ASM5285725v1, whole genome shotgun sequence window:
- the LOC144128528 gene encoding uncharacterized protein LOC144128528, protein MSRLGRIDEYDPKVQNFDSYLERFEHFVSANEVSEAKELSVFLTVLGAEAYEVLKNLVVPALPGEKTFAEIKILLKNHYSPQTSVIAERCRFNRRVQLEQESVEDFVLELKHLARKCNFGDFLQDALRDRLVAGIRNEETQRALFTTEGLTFQGACKIALDRELATQQAALLQQRGRSEALNAVGTHERCDRKTKDSTRGKRQKQKCSRCGKAHTSDSCWYKRYKCRRCSKVGHLQNMCQASREELKAHLVSESSEEESTLYSCDATPSKKSYVVSVNVEGHDLPMQVDTGAAVTVVPESVYAAKLSHVKSSLSQQASLPSEQPRESPGSAGPTVETTCPEETSSAGTNAPASPPSPAADSTVPLDASGDSRESSLPANDDAVVPPRRSQRMRRPPDWFRPSDFKK, encoded by the exons ATGTCGCGTCTTGGCAGAATCGATGAGTACGACCCCAAGGTCCAGAATTTTGATTCTTACTTGGAACGGTTTGAACATTTCGTCAGCGCCAATGAGGTCTCGGAAGCAAAGGAACTGTCAGTTTTTCTAACAGTACTTGGCGCAGAGGCGTATGAAGTCCTCAAGAACCTGGTAGTTCCAGCGCTTCCCGGTGAAAAGACTTTCGCTGAAATCAAGATTCTGCTGAAGAATCACTACAGCCCGCAAACTTCAGTCATTGCTGAAAGGTGCAGGTTTAACCGCCGAGTTCAACTGGAGCAAGAGAGCGTAGAAGATTTCGTTCTGGAGTTAAAACACCTTGCTCGGAAGTGCAATTTCGGAGACTTTCTGCAGGATGCCTTGCGAGACAGACTGGTAGCAGGCATTCGCAATGAGGAAACTCAAAGAGCTCTGTTCACCACGGAAGGCTTAACATTTCAAGGCGCATGCAAAATTGCGCTGGATAGGGAGTTGGCCACACAGCAGGCCGCGCTATTGCAACAAAGAGGTCGCAGTGAGGCACTCAACGCGGTGGGAACGCACGAGAGGTGCGACCGAAAGACAAAAGACTCAACGCGAGGAAAAAGGCAAAAACAGAAGTGTAGCCGCTGTGGCAAGGCGCATACTTCAGACAGCTGTTGGTACAAGAGGTACAAGTGCAGACGGTGCTCGAAAGTGGGTCATCTTCAAAATATGTGCCAGGCAAGCCGTGAAGAACTAAAAGCGCATCTAGTATCCGAGTCATCGGAAGAGGAGTCCACGTTATACAGTTGCGACGCTACGCCTTCTAAGAAGAGCTATGTTGTGTCTGTGAATGTTGAAGGCCACGACCTGCCAATGCAGGTTGACACCGGTGCTGCTGTGACTGTTGTGCCGGAAAGCGTGTACGCCGCTAAGTTGTCGCATGTCAAGT CCTCGCTATCGCAGCAGGCATCCCTACCAAGTGAGCAGCCTCGGGAGTCGCCAGGGTCGGCAGGGCCCACAGTTGAGACCACGTGCCCTGAGGAGACATCGTCGGCCGGCACCAATGCACCCGCCTCGCCACCTTCTCCGGCAGCCGACTCGACTGTGCCACTCGACGCTTCAGGTGATTCGCGAGAGTCTTCGCTGCCAGCCAACGACGACGCTGTGGTGCCTCCTCGCCGTAGCCAGCGTATGCGCCGGCCCCCGGATTGGTTCAGACCATCAGACTTCAAGAAATGA